Proteins from a single region of Candidatus Delongbacteria bacterium:
- a CDS encoding YceI family protein, which translates to MRRILIPLALLLALSQGAVAAARTFVIQPGKAWNQVTFHSEATVESFDGKTRQVSGQLTVDPEALGQGSSAWFQVELKSLDTGMSLRNKHMRENHLHTDKYPLTRFELRSLSVPVAALAPGKTTRVTASGEYSLHGVTRPRTLPVDVTWFPDGSQTPAKARGPVLHVVCRYDVGLAEHGIPRPEFLFMKVAEQMQVTVDLWAVVE; encoded by the coding sequence ATGCGACGCATTCTGATTCCGCTGGCCCTGCTGCTGGCCTTGAGCCAGGGCGCGGTGGCCGCGGCCCGCACTTTCGTGATCCAGCCGGGCAAGGCCTGGAACCAGGTCACCTTCCACTCGGAAGCCACGGTGGAATCCTTCGACGGCAAGACGCGCCAGGTGAGCGGGCAGCTGACGGTGGATCCCGAGGCGCTGGGGCAGGGCTCGTCCGCCTGGTTCCAGGTGGAGCTGAAGAGTCTGGACACCGGTATGTCCCTGCGGAACAAACACATGCGGGAAAACCACCTGCACACCGACAAGTACCCGCTCACGCGCTTCGAATTGCGCAGCCTGAGCGTGCCAGTGGCGGCCCTGGCGCCGGGCAAGACTACGCGCGTGACGGCCTCAGGAGAGTACTCGCTGCACGGCGTCACGCGCCCGCGCACACTGCCCGTGGACGTGACCTGGTTTCCCGACGGTTCCCAGACGCCGGCCAAGGCCAGGGGGCCCGTGCTGCACGTGGTCTGTCGCTATGACGTGGGGTTGGCCGAGCACGGGATTCCGCGCCCCGAGTTCCTGTTCATGAAAGTCGCCGAGCAGATGCAGGTCACGGTGGATCTGTGGGCGGTGGTCGAATGA
- a CDS encoding DinB family protein, translating to MSELLREALGTQFQAALQMLGNALRACPAEDWGDLSDTPGFWYTAFHTLFWLDLYLSPTAEGFAPPVPFGLEELDPAGKLPSRVYTCQELLDYLEHGRGKCRDACARLDLEEAARPCGIRPGLSRLELHIYNLRHVQHGAAQLNLLLRQRGRVVPDWVSRSR from the coding sequence ATGAGCGAACTGCTGCGCGAAGCGCTGGGAACCCAGTTCCAGGCCGCTCTCCAGATGCTGGGCAATGCCCTGCGCGCCTGTCCCGCAGAGGATTGGGGCGATCTCTCCGACACGCCGGGCTTCTGGTACACGGCCTTCCACACCCTGTTCTGGCTGGATCTCTACCTGTCGCCCACCGCCGAGGGCTTCGCCCCGCCGGTGCCCTTCGGCTTGGAGGAGCTGGATCCGGCCGGCAAACTGCCGTCGCGTGTGTACACGTGCCAGGAGTTGCTGGACTACCTGGAGCACGGCCGTGGCAAGTGTCGGGACGCCTGCGCCCGGCTGGACCTGGAGGAGGCCGCGCGGCCCTGCGGGATCCGGCCAGGCCTGAGCCGGCTGGAGCTGCACATCTACAACCTGCGGCACGTGCAGCATGGCGCGGCCCAGTTGAATCTGCTCCTGCGCCAACGGGGCCGGGTGGTGCCGGACTGGGTCTCCCGCTCCCGTTAA
- the rplI gene encoding 50S ribosomal protein L9 — MKVILRTDIDNLGKIGELVSVKPGYARNYLVPQGFAYTATPGALRRFEEEKLQLVSAAERERSRADALRARIESHQYKVEMKTGEQGRLYGSVTAQTIADLLHVAGIEIDRRRIRLDQPIKALGEFFVPIKLYGDISAQARVLVTDADALVRAAIEAEVAASEALARGEVPATPAKGREEDDEA, encoded by the coding sequence ATGAAGGTCATTCTGCGCACTGACATCGATAACCTGGGCAAGATCGGCGAACTGGTCAGCGTGAAGCCGGGCTACGCCCGCAACTACCTGGTTCCCCAGGGCTTCGCCTACACGGCCACGCCGGGCGCCCTGCGCCGCTTCGAGGAAGAGAAGCTGCAGCTGGTGAGCGCGGCCGAGCGCGAACGCAGCCGGGCCGACGCCCTGCGCGCGCGCATCGAGAGCCACCAGTACAAGGTGGAAATGAAGACCGGCGAGCAGGGCCGCCTCTACGGCAGCGTCACGGCCCAGACCATCGCCGACCTGCTGCACGTCGCGGGCATCGAGATCGACCGGCGGCGGATTCGCCTGGACCAGCCCATCAAGGCGCTGGGCGAGTTCTTCGTCCCGATCAAGCTCTACGGCGACATCTCGGCCCAGGCCCGCGTGCTGGTCACCGATGCGGACGCCCTGGTGCGCGCCGCCATCGAGGCCGAAGTGGCGGCCTCGGAGGCCCTGGCCCGCGGCGAAGTCCCGGCGACCCCGGCCAAGGGGCGCGAGGAAGACGACGAGGCCTAG
- a CDS encoding CoB--CoM heterodisulfide reductase iron-sulfur subunit A family protein: MSEPLRIGIYFCWKGTAPAECLNLSAVATYVAGLPGVCRVQDLGSRPNPDPHFWSQEIRRQRLNRLVLAGDSPGFFKPTFSTAMRQAGGDPTEVRLASFREHGATQGEGTERAKAVTACAVLGVPYGLAAVPQSTTVHPDTLVIGGGVAGIQVALEIADAGNKVILVERSGTIGGHMAMFDKTFPTLDCAACILTPKMVSVGQHENISLWTLAELESVGGRPGAWTVKIRRKARYVDIEACVSCHACEEVCPVQVDSEFDSGISKRKAVYLPFPQAVPNAYIIDAEHCTRLLSGGTKCGACLKKCLKEAIHFDEEDQLTELEVGNIVVATGYDVFDAGRMERYGYGILPNVLTALEFERLTNAAGPTGGRIVLKSLKLNKRSKQEEWVFDPEGESPGSVAIIHCVGSRDHNYNPYCSRVCCMYSLKFAHLVKEKLPEARVYEYYIDMRTFGKGYEQFFERIKDEGVFVVRGRSAKVGTQDGRMIIKGEDMLSDHMLEFPVDMVLLAVGMESAAGTGELAACLGIRRDEDGWFRELDYNIDPTGTERGGVYMAGACQGPKDIPDTVAQASAVAARVLRSIVSGCGRESRDTLPLAEIEARARALAGVS; the protein is encoded by the coding sequence ATGTCGGAACCCCTGCGCATCGGCATCTATTTTTGCTGGAAGGGCACCGCCCCGGCGGAATGCCTGAACCTGTCGGCGGTGGCAACCTATGTCGCCGGCCTGCCGGGAGTCTGCCGGGTCCAGGACCTGGGAAGCCGGCCCAACCCGGATCCCCACTTCTGGTCCCAGGAAATCCGCCGGCAGCGGCTGAACCGGCTGGTCCTGGCCGGGGATTCCCCCGGCTTCTTCAAACCCACCTTCAGCACGGCCATGCGTCAGGCGGGGGGCGACCCGACCGAAGTCCGGCTGGCCTCCTTCCGCGAGCACGGCGCCACCCAGGGCGAAGGCACGGAGCGGGCCAAAGCCGTCACGGCCTGCGCCGTGCTGGGGGTTCCCTACGGCCTGGCCGCGGTGCCCCAGAGCACGACCGTGCATCCGGACACGCTGGTGATCGGGGGCGGGGTCGCCGGCATCCAGGTGGCGCTGGAAATCGCCGACGCCGGCAACAAGGTGATCCTGGTGGAGCGCAGCGGGACCATCGGCGGGCACATGGCCATGTTCGACAAAACCTTCCCCACGCTGGATTGCGCGGCCTGCATCCTCACGCCCAAAATGGTCTCCGTGGGCCAGCACGAGAACATCTCCCTCTGGACCCTGGCCGAGCTGGAATCCGTCGGTGGCCGGCCGGGCGCCTGGACGGTCAAGATTCGGCGCAAGGCCCGCTACGTGGACATCGAGGCCTGCGTCTCCTGCCACGCCTGCGAGGAGGTCTGCCCCGTGCAGGTCGACAGCGAGTTCGACAGCGGCATCTCCAAGCGCAAGGCCGTCTACCTGCCCTTCCCCCAGGCCGTGCCCAACGCCTACATCATCGACGCCGAGCACTGCACGCGTCTGCTCAGCGGCGGAACCAAGTGCGGCGCCTGCCTGAAGAAGTGCCTGAAGGAAGCCATCCACTTCGACGAGGAAGACCAGCTGACGGAGCTGGAAGTGGGCAACATCGTGGTGGCCACGGGCTACGACGTCTTCGACGCGGGGCGGATGGAGCGCTACGGCTACGGGATCCTGCCCAACGTCCTCACGGCGCTAGAGTTCGAGCGCCTGACCAACGCCGCCGGCCCCACGGGCGGACGGATCGTGCTCAAGTCGCTCAAGCTCAACAAGCGCAGCAAGCAGGAAGAGTGGGTCTTCGACCCGGAGGGCGAGTCCCCCGGCAGCGTGGCCATCATCCATTGCGTGGGCTCCCGCGACCACAACTACAACCCCTACTGCTCGCGCGTCTGCTGCATGTACTCGCTCAAGTTCGCCCACCTGGTGAAGGAGAAGCTGCCCGAGGCGCGGGTCTACGAGTACTACATCGACATGCGCACTTTCGGCAAGGGCTACGAGCAGTTCTTCGAACGCATCAAGGACGAAGGCGTCTTCGTGGTGCGCGGGCGCTCGGCCAAGGTGGGCACCCAGGACGGCCGCATGATCATCAAGGGCGAGGACATGCTCAGCGACCACATGCTGGAGTTCCCCGTGGACATGGTCCTGCTGGCCGTGGGAATGGAATCCGCCGCCGGCACCGGGGAGCTGGCCGCCTGCCTGGGCATCCGCCGGGACGAGGACGGCTGGTTCCGCGAATTGGACTACAACATCGATCCCACCGGCACCGAGCGCGGCGGCGTCTACATGGCGGGCGCCTGCCAGGGACCCAAGGACATTCCCGACACCGTGGCCCAGGCCTCCGCCGTGGCGGCGCGCGTGTTGCGCAGCATCGTCAGCGGCTGCGGGCGGGAAAGCCGTGACACACTGCCGCTGGCAGAGATCGAGGCCCGGGCCCGCGCCCTGGCCGGCGTCAGCTAG
- the rpsF gene encoding 30S ribosomal protein S6, with protein MSELRNYEVTFIAEPNFDDERVNSLVGKYSEFIEKNGGEVQKVERMGKKRLAYAVEKRQYGYYIYTEVKMPGEAVALLKRWFALSEDVFRHLAVRMTDRDVKLKALTMDHFRKEMDRRNAATRPGAREGGGREGYRDGYREGGRPERVED; from the coding sequence ATGAGTGAGCTTCGCAATTACGAAGTCACCTTCATTGCCGAGCCCAATTTTGACGATGAGCGGGTGAATTCCCTGGTGGGGAAGTATTCCGAATTCATCGAAAAGAACGGTGGCGAGGTGCAGAAGGTGGAACGCATGGGCAAGAAGCGCCTGGCCTATGCGGTGGAGAAGCGCCAGTACGGCTACTACATCTACACCGAGGTGAAGATGCCCGGTGAGGCGGTGGCCCTGCTCAAGCGCTGGTTCGCCCTGTCCGAGGACGTCTTCCGTCATCTGGCCGTGCGCATGACGGATCGCGATGTGAAGTTGAAGGCGTTGACCATGGACCACTTCCGCAAGGAGATGGACCGCCGCAACGCCGCCACGCGTCCGGGCGCCCGCGAGGGTGGCGGTCGTGAAGGCTACCGCGACGGGTATCGCGAAGGTGGACGTCCCGAGCGGGTGGAGGACTGA
- a CDS encoding HDIG domain-containing metalloprotein — MSQQPDILALWPELDWIENDALRAATARAWELALERSPLSGADLQRIPFTLLHATSVTFMAHKRCVVHIARESARAMQAFMGDQLPIDLDVVVAGAILADVGKLLEYEPDPAGGSRQSARGKYLRHPFTGVALCMEAGVPDAVSHIVATHAAEGNLVTRSVEAYIVHHADFMSYDPVAKRLQV; from the coding sequence ATGAGCCAGCAACCCGACATCCTGGCCCTCTGGCCCGAATTGGACTGGATTGAAAACGACGCCCTGCGGGCCGCCACCGCCCGGGCCTGGGAGCTGGCGCTGGAGCGCAGCCCGCTCAGCGGTGCGGACCTGCAGCGCATCCCCTTCACCCTGTTGCACGCCACGTCCGTGACCTTCATGGCGCACAAGCGCTGCGTCGTGCACATCGCCCGGGAGTCCGCGCGCGCCATGCAGGCCTTCATGGGCGACCAACTGCCCATCGACCTGGACGTGGTGGTGGCGGGGGCCATCCTGGCGGACGTGGGCAAGCTGCTCGAGTATGAGCCGGATCCGGCGGGGGGCAGCCGCCAGAGCGCCCGGGGCAAGTACCTGCGGCATCCTTTCACGGGCGTGGCCCTGTGCATGGAGGCCGGCGTGCCGGACGCGGTCTCGCACATCGTGGCCACCCATGCGGCGGAGGGGAATCTGGTGACCCGCAGCGTGGAGGCCTACATCGTGCACCACGCGGACTTCATGAGCTACGATCCGGTGGCCAAACGCCTGCAGGTGTAG
- a CDS encoding 4Fe-4S dicluster domain-containing protein, whose translation MAVLSNPRLIGELEKYGAEHVVKCYHCGNCSATCPFSREPFLFPRKSMRYLQMGLEEKLKGNLEPWLCYYCGECSEQCPREAEPGETMMSMRRWLTAQYDFTGISRLFYQSWQLEVLALLLVAALTGLGFWLYGTTHGSLAIYDGPGAFLPASAVHVFDWAMAGLLAGLLAVNCARMWWFTLGREQGMRVPLGAYLRHLWLLPVHFLTQKRYRECERKRPWAIHLALMLSYLTMLVLIMFFLEDMQRGPGISWSVHVLGYLASLGLVATAVYALRGRLLRRETHYKYSHETDWIFLILLLYVALTGVAQHVLHRLGLPLEANLLYLAHLMGVVPMLVLEVPFSKWAHLAYRPLGMYFSCLQAEALRARAPAGAGQPVAHNV comes from the coding sequence ATGGCGGTCCTGTCGAATCCCCGGTTGATCGGCGAACTGGAGAAGTACGGCGCTGAACACGTGGTGAAGTGCTACCACTGCGGCAATTGCAGCGCCACCTGTCCTTTCTCCCGCGAGCCCTTCCTCTTTCCGCGAAAATCCATGCGCTACCTGCAGATGGGCCTGGAGGAGAAGCTCAAGGGCAACCTGGAGCCCTGGCTCTGCTACTACTGCGGCGAGTGCAGCGAGCAGTGCCCGCGCGAGGCCGAGCCCGGCGAGACCATGATGAGCATGCGCCGCTGGCTGACCGCCCAGTACGATTTCACCGGCATCTCGCGGCTCTTCTACCAGTCCTGGCAGCTGGAGGTGCTGGCCCTGCTGCTGGTGGCCGCGCTCACCGGGCTGGGCTTCTGGCTCTACGGCACGACCCACGGCAGCCTGGCCATCTACGACGGACCGGGAGCCTTCCTGCCCGCCTCCGCCGTCCACGTCTTCGACTGGGCCATGGCCGGGTTGCTGGCCGGACTGCTGGCCGTGAACTGCGCGCGCATGTGGTGGTTCACCCTGGGCCGGGAACAGGGAATGCGCGTGCCCCTGGGCGCCTACCTGCGGCACCTCTGGCTACTGCCCGTGCACTTCCTGACGCAGAAGCGCTACCGCGAGTGCGAACGCAAGCGGCCCTGGGCCATCCACCTGGCCCTGATGCTCAGCTACCTGACCATGCTCGTGCTGATCATGTTCTTCCTCGAGGACATGCAGCGCGGCCCGGGCATTTCCTGGAGCGTGCACGTCCTGGGCTACCTGGCCTCCCTGGGGCTGGTGGCCACCGCCGTCTATGCGCTGCGCGGCCGCCTGCTGCGCCGGGAGACGCACTACAAGTACTCGCACGAGACGGACTGGATCTTCCTGATCCTGCTGCTCTACGTGGCCCTGACCGGCGTGGCCCAGCACGTCCTGCACCGGCTGGGGTTGCCGCTGGAGGCGAATCTGCTCTACCTGGCCCACCTGATGGGCGTGGTGCCCATGCTGGTGCTGGAGGTGCCCTTCAGCAAGTGGGCCCACCTGGCCTACCGGCCACTGGGCATGTACTTCTCCTGCCTGCAGGCCGAGGCGCTGCGCGCCCGCGCGCCCGCCGGGGCGGGCCAACCGGTTGCGCACAACGTGTGA
- a CDS encoding CoB--CoM heterodisulfide reductase iron-sulfur subunit A family protein, producing MSCRIGVYVCNCGTNIAKVVDCEEVARAVGALPNVAVVRSYKYNCSNPGQEMIVQDIRDLGLDRVVVAACSPRMHEPTFRRALSTAGLNPYFLEMANIREQCSWVHDDPRLATDKAIALTRAAVLRVALHEPLEKRYVDMNPSTLVLGGGIAGLTAALELAMAGQPVILVEREGQLGGNMARTDLTAPFLDSARDLLQDRISRVTGNPHVTVLLDSELMELQGFVGNFIARVAARGDDSPGAGRSYPVGSVVVCTGYQPFDAARIASFGYGRLPDVITSFDLEHMLKEGRVLTKAGRPPRYAAIIHCVGSRSETWHPYCSRVCCMTALKYGHEIRATNPDCFIYDLYIDMHAFGKGMEDFYRRSAELKTIFLLHEKNSVPEILPAEPGQDFGMRIQAKDLLCGELVEIPADLVVLMVGMEARRDAGRVAHVVNISQDKDGWFIESHPKLDPVATTTDGVFIAGTCSSPKDIPDSVAQARAAVARILAKISRGQIEVDAVFAEVDDGHCSGCRVCNELCPYAAIEYDEERRRSHVISALCKACGTCVAACPSGAIKGRHFTDAQICAQIEGVL from the coding sequence ATGAGCTGCCGGATCGGGGTCTACGTCTGCAATTGCGGCACGAACATCGCCAAGGTGGTGGACTGCGAAGAGGTCGCCCGGGCCGTGGGCGCGCTGCCCAACGTGGCCGTGGTGCGCTCCTACAAGTACAACTGCTCCAACCCGGGCCAGGAGATGATCGTCCAGGACATCCGCGACCTCGGCCTGGACCGCGTGGTGGTGGCGGCCTGCAGCCCGCGCATGCACGAGCCCACCTTCCGCCGGGCCCTCTCCACGGCGGGCCTCAATCCCTACTTCCTGGAGATGGCCAACATCCGCGAGCAGTGCAGCTGGGTCCACGACGACCCGCGCCTGGCCACGGACAAGGCCATCGCCCTCACCCGGGCCGCCGTGCTGCGCGTGGCCCTGCACGAGCCGCTGGAGAAGCGCTACGTGGACATGAACCCCTCCACCCTCGTGCTGGGCGGCGGGATCGCCGGGCTCACCGCCGCCCTGGAGTTGGCCATGGCCGGGCAGCCCGTCATCCTGGTGGAGCGCGAGGGGCAACTGGGCGGCAACATGGCCCGCACGGACCTGACCGCGCCCTTTCTCGACTCCGCGCGCGACCTCCTGCAGGACCGCATCAGCCGCGTGACCGGCAATCCCCACGTGACCGTCCTGCTCGACTCGGAGCTGATGGAGCTGCAGGGCTTCGTGGGCAATTTCATCGCCCGGGTGGCCGCGCGGGGCGACGACAGCCCGGGTGCCGGCCGCAGCTATCCCGTGGGCAGCGTCGTGGTCTGCACGGGCTACCAGCCCTTCGACGCCGCGCGCATCGCCTCCTTCGGCTACGGACGCCTGCCGGACGTGATCACGTCCTTCGACCTGGAGCACATGCTCAAGGAGGGCCGCGTGCTGACCAAGGCGGGCCGGCCCCCGCGCTACGCGGCCATCATCCACTGCGTGGGCAGCCGCTCCGAGACCTGGCACCCCTACTGCTCGCGGGTCTGTTGCATGACGGCGCTCAAGTACGGCCACGAGATCCGCGCCACCAACCCGGACTGCTTCATCTACGACCTCTACATCGACATGCACGCCTTCGGCAAGGGCATGGAGGACTTCTACCGCCGCAGCGCGGAACTCAAGACCATCTTCCTCTTGCACGAGAAAAACTCCGTGCCCGAGATCCTGCCGGCGGAGCCCGGTCAGGACTTCGGCATGCGCATCCAGGCCAAGGACCTGCTTTGTGGTGAGCTCGTCGAGATTCCCGCCGACTTGGTGGTCTTGATGGTGGGCATGGAGGCCCGCCGGGACGCCGGCCGGGTGGCCCACGTGGTCAACATCAGCCAGGACAAGGACGGCTGGTTCATCGAGAGCCACCCGAAACTGGATCCCGTGGCCACCACCACCGACGGCGTGTTCATCGCCGGCACCTGCTCGTCGCCCAAGGACATCCCGGACAGCGTGGCCCAGGCCCGCGCCGCCGTGGCGCGCATCCTGGCCAAGATCAGCCGCGGACAGATCGAGGTGGACGCGGTCTTCGCCGAGGTGGACGACGGCCACTGCTCGGGCTGCCGGGTCTGCAACGAACTCTGTCCCTACGCGGCCATCGAGTACGACGAGGAGCGCCGGCGCAGCCACGTGATCAGCGCCCTCTGCAAGGCCTGCGGCACCTGCGTGGCGGCCTGCCCGTCCGGCGCCATCAAGGGCCGGCATTTCACCGACGCGCAGATCTGCGCCCAGATCGAGGGGGTGCTCTGA
- a CDS encoding S8 family serine peptidase, producing the protein MRPILRAVSLIVLLAIPLAGARSAPGRAADAGSALTWPGLQEPARPAAPASRQAVWVFLNGHGGQRGVERVTPDPHARWRREVRGRRDRLEDPDRRVSASYLKSIRETGVRVRTQSRWFNAVSVSATPAQLQKLRALPFVRELRPVATGRRRPDPRMVGRPDAAARLQYGTSFNQLEMLGVPAAHDAGLSGVGIRVLMLDTGFYTDHQAFGTGRVLEEWDFINQDGETQNQPGDPEAQHRHGTATATALGGHWPGELYGPAYACQFLLAKTEDTASETPVEEDYYVAALEWGEARGADVASASLGYTDWYQWEDLDGRTAITTQAVDLAVGLGLCVVVSAGNNRDDEWGHIGTPADAFGVISTGAVDAAGQLAWFSSPGPTYDGRLKPEVSAQGVGVAAAGWDSPTNLRYFAGTSLSCPLVAGCAALLLEAHPFWTPAQVRAALMSTADRANLPDNDFGWGVVNLPAALERFPEPGPVSIALSGGQVRLSWPRRGYDHFRIYQADQPWGPFTLLGESADTLWTGSAQLPSGSGFYRIQGLVDPGR; encoded by the coding sequence GTGCGTCCGATCCTGCGCGCAGTCAGCCTGATCGTGCTGCTGGCGATTCCGCTGGCCGGCGCCCGAAGCGCGCCCGGCCGGGCCGCGGACGCCGGGTCTGCTCTGACGTGGCCGGGCCTGCAGGAGCCCGCGCGGCCCGCCGCTCCCGCCAGCCGCCAGGCGGTCTGGGTCTTCCTCAACGGACACGGCGGGCAGCGGGGCGTCGAACGGGTCACGCCCGATCCCCATGCCCGCTGGCGGCGCGAGGTGCGGGGCCGGCGGGATCGCCTGGAGGATCCCGATCGCCGCGTCTCCGCCTCCTACCTGAAGAGCATCCGCGAGACGGGCGTCCGCGTGCGCACCCAGAGTCGCTGGTTCAACGCGGTCTCCGTCTCCGCCACTCCCGCCCAGCTGCAGAAGCTGCGCGCCCTGCCCTTCGTGCGGGAGCTGCGCCCGGTGGCCACCGGCCGGCGCCGGCCCGATCCGCGCATGGTGGGACGCCCGGACGCCGCCGCGCGCCTGCAGTACGGCACCTCCTTCAACCAGCTGGAAATGCTGGGCGTGCCCGCCGCCCATGACGCCGGCCTGAGCGGCGTGGGCATTCGCGTGCTCATGCTGGACACGGGCTTCTACACGGATCACCAGGCCTTCGGCACGGGGCGCGTGCTGGAGGAGTGGGACTTCATCAACCAGGACGGCGAGACGCAGAACCAGCCCGGCGACCCCGAGGCCCAGCACCGGCACGGCACGGCAACGGCCACGGCCCTGGGCGGCCACTGGCCGGGCGAGCTCTACGGTCCGGCCTACGCCTGCCAGTTCCTGCTGGCCAAGACCGAGGACACGGCCAGCGAGACGCCCGTCGAGGAAGACTACTACGTCGCGGCGCTGGAGTGGGGCGAAGCCCGCGGCGCCGACGTGGCCTCGGCCTCGCTGGGCTACACGGACTGGTACCAGTGGGAGGATCTGGACGGCCGGACGGCCATCACCACCCAGGCGGTGGATCTGGCCGTGGGGCTGGGCCTCTGCGTGGTGGTCTCGGCCGGCAACAACCGGGACGACGAGTGGGGCCACATCGGCACGCCGGCGGACGCCTTCGGCGTGATCAGCACGGGAGCTGTGGACGCCGCCGGACAGCTGGCCTGGTTCAGCAGCCCGGGTCCCACCTACGACGGCCGGCTGAAGCCCGAAGTCAGCGCCCAGGGCGTGGGCGTGGCGGCGGCAGGCTGGGACAGCCCCACCAACCTGCGCTACTTCGCCGGCACCAGCCTGTCCTGTCCGCTGGTGGCGGGCTGCGCGGCCCTGCTGCTGGAGGCCCATCCCTTCTGGACGCCGGCCCAGGTGCGCGCCGCCCTCATGAGCACGGCGGACCGGGCCAACCTGCCCGACAACGATTTCGGCTGGGGCGTCGTCAATCTGCCGGCGGCCCTGGAGCGCTTCCCGGAACCCGGTCCGGTGAGCATCGCCCTGAGTGGCGGACAGGTCCGGCTGAGCTGGCCCCGGCGCGGCTACGACCACTTCCGGATCTACCAGGCCGACCAGCCTTGGGGCCCCTTCACGCTGCTGGGTGAAAGCGCGGACACGCTCTGGACAGGTTCGGCCCAGCTGCCCTCGGGGAGCGGCTTCTACCGCATCCAGGGCCTCGTCGACCCGGGTCGATGA
- the rpsR gene encoding 30S ribosomal protein S18, whose amino-acid sequence MAYQRKRICRFCEAGVKYVDYRDEKRLSRFLTERGKIIPRRVSGTCAKHQRMLSTAIKRSRILALLPFVSDNPA is encoded by the coding sequence ATGGCCTATCAACGCAAACGCATCTGCCGCTTCTGTGAAGCCGGCGTGAAGTATGTCGACTATCGTGACGAGAAGCGGCTGTCCCGTTTCCTCACGGAGCGCGGCAAGATCATTCCCCGTCGGGTCTCCGGCACCTGTGCCAAGCATCAGCGCATGCTCTCCACCGCCATCAAGCGGTCGCGCATCCTGGCGCTCCTGCCCTTCGTGTCCGACAACCCGGCCTAA
- a CDS encoding c-type cytochrome domain-containing protein encodes MSPRGGLLLSLLCLGGLAGCADLGDEPGTTPVDGDVSFSRDVQPILQGNCTLCHGADGSSGGLDLGSLAGLRAGGVSGAVVVAGAADSSLLVARLEESNPALRMPAGGQLPALQIDVIRDWIDQGAVDN; translated from the coding sequence ATGAGCCCGCGTGGGGGCCTGCTGCTTTCCCTGCTTTGCCTGGGTGGACTGGCCGGCTGCGCGGATCTGGGCGACGAGCCCGGCACGACGCCGGTGGACGGCGATGTGAGTTTCTCCCGGGACGTGCAGCCCATCCTGCAGGGCAACTGCACGCTCTGCCACGGCGCGGACGGCAGTTCGGGCGGGCTGGACCTGGGCAGTCTGGCGGGCCTGCGGGCCGGCGGGGTGAGTGGCGCCGTGGTGGTCGCCGGCGCGGCGGATTCCAGTCTGCTGGTGGCGCGGCTGGAGGAGAGCAATCCGGCGCTGCGCATGCCGGCGGGGGGGCAATTGCCGGCGCTTCAGATTGACGTGATTCGGGACTGGATCGATCAGGGCGCCGTGGACAATTGA
- a CDS encoding class I SAM-dependent methyltransferase: protein MGFNIGTDFDRAIQWDLRLERELPFLRAWLRSWNARHVTDLGCGTGRHCLALAQAGFELTGLDSNEEMLVAAGELLDGHPELAARCRFLAGDLRQPLGLPPQDAALCLGNSLCLLRDLDEVAQALSVIRDSLRPRGGLILHVLNYWKFRDPARAFFPLKTDEEDGQARRHFLKMIELHEHHALVHLIRIEQDPAGHWARQVRSDRLLRLDAPLLRKLLLGCGFRELQAYGSLQGETYQADSHDLVLCCRRS, encoded by the coding sequence ATGGGCTTCAACATCGGCACCGACTTCGACCGCGCCATCCAGTGGGACCTCCGGCTGGAACGGGAACTGCCCTTCCTGCGCGCCTGGCTGCGCAGCTGGAACGCCCGCCACGTGACGGATCTGGGCTGCGGGACGGGCCGCCATTGTCTGGCTCTGGCCCAGGCCGGCTTCGAGCTGACCGGCCTGGACAGCAATGAGGAGATGCTGGTAGCCGCCGGGGAGCTGCTGGACGGGCACCCCGAGCTGGCCGCCCGCTGCCGCTTTCTGGCCGGCGACCTGCGCCAGCCCCTCGGCTTGCCCCCCCAGGACGCCGCGCTCTGTTTGGGGAACAGCCTGTGCCTGCTACGCGATCTGGACGAAGTGGCCCAGGCGCTCTCCGTCATTCGAGACAGCCTGCGTCCCCGCGGCGGCCTGATCCTCCACGTGCTCAACTATTGGAAATTCCGCGACCCCGCCCGGGCCTTCTTTCCCCTCAAGACGGATGAGGAGGACGGCCAAGCTCGCCGGCATTTCCTCAAAATGATTGAGCTGCATGAACATCACGCGCTGGTCCACCTGATCCGGATCGAACAGGATCCCGCCGGCCACTGGGCGCGCCAAGTGCGCAGCGACCGGCTCCTGCGCCTGGACGCCCCGCTGTTGCGCAAGCTGCTGCTGGGCTGCGGCTTTCGCGAACTCCAAGCCTATGGATCCTTGCAGGGGGAGACCTATCAGGCGGACAGCCACGATCTGGTGCTGTGCTGCCGGAGGAGTTAA